The following are encoded in a window of Sminthopsis crassicaudata isolate SCR6 chromosome 3, ASM4859323v1, whole genome shotgun sequence genomic DNA:
- the LOC141562511 gene encoding olfactory receptor 56A4, producing the protein MASVYNSSSATFSEFLLICFPGYQSWQHWLSLPLSLLFLLAMGANATLLITIRLEASLHEPMYYLLSLLSLLDIVLCLTVIPKVLAIFWFDLKAISFSACFLQMFVMNSFLTMESCTFMVMAYDRYVAICHPLRYPSIITDHFVAKAAVFVIGRNVLFSLPVPVLSARLQYCARNIIKNCICTNLSVSTLSCDDITFNRLYQLVAGWTLLGSDLILIIFSYTFILRAVLRIKAEGAAAKALSTCGSHFILILFFSTILLVLIITNVARKRIPPDVPILLNILHHLIPPAMNPIVYGVRTKEIKQGIQKLLRRLLGA; encoded by the coding sequence ATGGCATCTGTATATAATAGCTCTTCTGCCACATTCTCTGAGTTCCTCCTCATCTGCTTTCCTGGCTACCAGAGCTGGCAACATTGGCTTTCCCTGCCCCTGAGCCTGCTCTTCCTCCTGGCCATGGGGGCCAATGCCACCCTCCTAATTACCATCAGGCTGGAGGCCTCTCTGCATGAGCCCATGTACTACCTGCTCAGTCTTCTCTCCCTCCTGGATATTGTGCTCTGCCTCACTGTCATCCCCAAGGTCCTGGCCATCTTCTGGTTTGATCTCAAGGCTATCAGTTTCTCTGCCTGTTTCCTCCAGATGTTTGTAATGAACAGTTTTCTGACCATGGAATCCTGCACCTTCATGGTCATGGCTTATGACCGTTATGTGGCTATCTGTCACCCCCTGAGATATCCATCCATCATCACTGACCACTTTGTGGCCAAGGCAGCTGTTTTTGTCATAGGtcgtaatgttctcttttctctcccagtCCCAGTCCTATCTGCCAGATTACAATACTGTGCAAGAAACATCATTAAGAATTGCATTTGTACCAATCTCTCTGTTTCCACTCTTTCTTGTGATGACATCACTTTCAACCGGCTCTATCAGTTAGTAGCTGGTTGGACCCTGCTGGGCTCTGACCTCATTCTAATCATCTTCTCCTATACCTTTATCCTTCGGGCTGTGCTGAGGATCAAGGCTGAGGGGGCTGCAGCCAAAGCCCTAAGTACATGTGGCTCCCACTTCATCCTCATCCTCTTCTTCAGCACCATCTTACTGGTCCTGATTATTACCAATGTGGCTAGAAAGAGGATCCCTCCTGATGTCCCCATTCTGCTCAATATCTTGCATCACCTTATCCCCCCAGCCATGAACCCCATCGTCTATGGTGTGAGAACCAAGGAAATCAAGCAGGGGATCCAAAAGTTACTGAGGAGGCTGCTAGGTGCATAA